One window of the Dehalococcoidia bacterium genome contains the following:
- a CDS encoding glycosyltransferase, giving the protein MYDPAQDKWLPVEPDPAESEAATVSIVIPAAGSAERLRLAFHGLQQAAGEIPFEVIFVDLAGDRSLADQLADLPGEVTFIQNEAPVTLVHAVNQAATIARGKYLAVLPPDLFPLPGWLAELVAAAEANAEAAVVASRVLRHDGAPLSAGGWIRPDGRAVLNVPRPPRIDLPLLVHFAPEDGCLLRLDLLVAAEGLDERYHTSRAAFADYGLLMKASGRRVLYVPTAIAVDTDVTEPAEALLEQDRRSLLLKWSALGGSREEHEEAA; this is encoded by the coding sequence GTGTACGACCCTGCGCAAGACAAATGGCTGCCGGTTGAACCGGATCCTGCAGAATCGGAAGCCGCGACCGTGTCGATCGTGATCCCAGCTGCAGGAAGCGCAGAGCGGCTGCGCCTCGCGTTCCACGGCCTCCAGCAGGCAGCAGGCGAGATCCCCTTCGAGGTGATCTTCGTCGACCTTGCGGGCGACCGGTCGCTCGCCGACCAGCTTGCCGACCTGCCGGGCGAAGTGACTTTTATCCAGAACGAGGCCCCGGTCACGCTCGTTCACGCGGTCAACCAAGCGGCGACGATCGCCCGCGGAAAGTATCTCGCCGTCCTTCCGCCGGATCTTTTCCCGCTGCCGGGCTGGCTCGCTGAGCTTGTCGCAGCGGCGGAGGCGAACGCCGAGGCGGCAGTTGTTGCGTCTCGAGTGCTCCGCCACGACGGCGCGCCGCTCTCCGCCGGCGGGTGGATCCGCCCTGACGGCCGCGCTGTCCTGAACGTTCCGCGACCCCCGCGAATCGACCTCCCGCTGCTCGTCCACTTCGCGCCGGAAGACGGATGCCTCCTGCGGCTGGACCTCCTAGTTGCCGCGGAGGGGCTCGACGAGCGCTACCACACCAGCCGGGCAGCGTTCGCAGACTACGGCCTCCTCATGAAGGCGAGCGGCCGACGAGTCCTCTACGTTCCAACGGCAATCGCCGTCGACACCGATGTGACCGAACCGGCAGAAGCGCTGCTGGAGCAGGATCGCCGCTCCCTGCTGCTGAAATGGAGCGCTCTCGGAGGTTCAAGGGAAGAGCACGAAGAGGCGGCCTAG
- a CDS encoding NTP transferase domain-containing protein, whose protein sequence is MTTLALIQARLSSSRLPGKVLADIGGRPMILHVVERVRAAATVDRVVVVTSDRADDDPLAALLARCALPYFRGSLEDVLDRYYRAACHYGGETIVRITGDCPLIDPAVIDTVVRAHHASGADYTTNTLRYTYPDGLDVEVFSFAALERAHREARKPSEREHVTPYLRNPERFRVKNVEHAVDLSPRQLRWCVDSADDLTFVRAVYARLGGRPLFGLNEVLALLEREPHLLSLQATTVSNEGYYRSLYREAELSAGRFPLPRRLVRAEGPYVIDEQGVAYLDYNQSLGPAAIDFARAEELKWLGRRLNDGLRALAFEAGFGDRLTVSGHPLAAVLHFRAEDGAEDLLFAAQFSQAAARHGVIVRGRHFLTKWHDYQAIEATLAAYAGVLKWLAARHRASGRGRRREGAGVRRAQ, encoded by the coding sequence ATGACCACCCTCGCCTTGATTCAAGCGCGGCTCTCGTCGTCGCGTCTGCCCGGCAAAGTGCTCGCCGACATCGGCGGCCGGCCGATGATCCTGCACGTCGTCGAGCGCGTTCGTGCTGCTGCCACCGTCGACCGCGTTGTCGTCGTTACGAGCGACCGTGCCGACGATGACCCGCTCGCTGCTCTCCTTGCCCGTTGCGCTCTTCCCTATTTCCGCGGCTCGCTTGAGGACGTGCTCGACCGCTACTATCGCGCAGCCTGCCACTACGGCGGCGAGACGATCGTCCGCATCACTGGCGATTGTCCGCTCATTGATCCTGCCGTTATCGACACGGTCGTTCGTGCTCACCATGCGAGCGGAGCGGACTACACCACCAACACCCTGCGCTACACCTACCCTGATGGACTGGACGTCGAAGTGTTTTCGTTCGCGGCGCTCGAGCGCGCGCATCGCGAGGCGCGCAAGCCGTCCGAGCGGGAACACGTGACGCCCTATCTCCGCAATCCGGAGCGGTTTCGGGTCAAGAATGTTGAGCACGCGGTCGACCTCTCGCCGCGCCAGCTGCGCTGGTGTGTCGATAGCGCGGACGACCTCACCTTTGTCCGCGCCGTCTACGCGCGCCTCGGCGGCCGCCCCCTCTTCGGCTTGAACGAGGTGCTCGCGTTGCTCGAGCGCGAGCCGCACCTGCTTTCGCTGCAGGCGACCACGGTGTCGAACGAAGGCTACTACCGATCCCTCTACCGCGAGGCTGAGCTGAGCGCGGGCCGTTTCCCGTTACCTAGGCGGCTTGTCCGCGCCGAGGGCCCCTATGTTATCGACGAGCAGGGCGTTGCCTACCTCGACTACAACCAGAGCCTCGGTCCCGCCGCGATCGACTTTGCGCGCGCGGAGGAGCTGAAATGGCTTGGCCGGCGCTTGAACGACGGCCTGCGCGCGCTGGCGTTCGAAGCAGGGTTTGGCGATCGCCTCACTGTCTCCGGTCATCCGCTCGCGGCCGTCCTGCACTTTCGCGCTGAGGACGGTGCGGAAGACCTTCTCTTCGCTGCGCAGTTCTCTCAAGCAGCGGCGCGGCACGGGGTGATCGTCCGCGGGCGGCACTTCCTGACAAAGTGGCACGACTATCAAGCGATTGAAGCGACGCTTGCTGCCTATGCCGGAGTGCTCAAATGGCTTGCGGCGCGGCACCGTGCGAGCGGGCGCGGCCGGCGCCGCGAAGGCGCTGGCGTTCGGAGGGCGCAATGA
- a CDS encoding N-acetyl sugar amidotransferase: protein MTTMLRRCARCLIPETHETIVFDEEGVCNVCRAHEKKREKIDWAARRAQFEELIERVRGKYLYDCIVPFSGGKDSTFTLYFLVREYNLKPLVVQFDHGFLRPKLVEQNIRTMKTLGVDFLSFRPNWKVVQKLMLESLKRKGDFCWHCHTGIFSFPMQIAVRFQVPLLIWGEPSAEYTAYFDYDDIEEVDEKRFNRFVNLGITADDMVGMIEGVEPRELEPFRYPPLRELRKLGVRSVCLGSFFPWDVKKQAEIIRRELGWEGNVVEGVPEQYYYEKVECFMQGVRDYLKYLKRGYGRTAHLTSLDIRNGRLDRATAERLTEEYDGKRPASLDLFLEAIEMDEETFHRIALTHTVAPWKPDLRRIPRGAPLPDHGKFIRPATVRD, encoded by the coding sequence ATGACAACGATGCTGCGTCGCTGCGCTCGCTGCCTGATCCCGGAAACGCACGAAACCATCGTCTTCGACGAAGAAGGCGTCTGCAATGTCTGCCGAGCGCATGAGAAGAAGCGAGAGAAGATCGACTGGGCGGCACGTCGGGCGCAATTCGAGGAGCTGATCGAGCGGGTCCGCGGCAAGTATCTCTACGACTGTATCGTGCCCTTCAGCGGCGGGAAGGACAGCACGTTCACGCTCTACTTTCTCGTGCGGGAATACAACCTCAAGCCGCTTGTCGTTCAATTTGACCACGGCTTCTTGCGCCCGAAGCTCGTCGAGCAGAACATCCGCACCATGAAGACGCTCGGCGTCGATTTCCTCTCCTTCCGGCCGAACTGGAAAGTTGTTCAGAAGCTGATGCTCGAAAGCCTGAAACGCAAGGGCGACTTCTGCTGGCATTGTCACACGGGCATCTTCTCGTTCCCGATGCAGATCGCAGTCCGATTTCAGGTGCCGCTGCTGATTTGGGGAGAGCCGAGCGCCGAATATACAGCCTACTTCGACTACGATGACATCGAAGAGGTGGATGAGAAGCGGTTCAACCGCTTCGTCAACCTTGGGATCACCGCTGACGATATGGTCGGCATGATCGAAGGGGTTGAGCCGCGCGAACTGGAGCCGTTCCGCTACCCGCCGCTGCGTGAGCTGCGCAAGCTCGGCGTCCGCTCGGTCTGTCTCGGCTCATTCTTTCCCTGGGATGTCAAGAAGCAAGCCGAGATCATCCGTCGCGAGCTGGGCTGGGAGGGCAATGTCGTTGAAGGCGTGCCCGAACAGTACTACTACGAAAAGGTCGAGTGCTTCATGCAGGGCGTTCGCGACTACCTCAAATACTTGAAGCGAGGGTACGGACGAACCGCCCACTTGACCAGCCTCGATATCCGCAATGGGCGGCTTGACCGCGCGACCGCCGAGCGGCTGACTGAAGAGTACGACGGGAAGCGCCCGGCCAGCCTCGACTTGTTCCTGGAAGCGATTGAGATGGACGAAGAGACGTTCCACCGCATCGCGCTGACGCACACCGTTGCGCCATGGAAGCCGGACCTCCGGCGTATCCCCAGAGGAGCGCCGCTGCCGGATCACGGCAAGTTCATTCGGCCGGCGACTGTCCGCGACTGA
- the hisH gene encoding imidazole glycerol phosphate synthase subunit HisH has product MIAIVDYGMGNLHSVRHAFELVGAEVRVTRDPEELYAAERIVLPGVGAFGECVKNLEASGLRAVLAELVLERGTPFLGICLGMQVLATLGEEFGRHEGLGWVPGVVRRFAGEGLRIPHVGWNEIAPQIESPLFRGLGHAPCFYFVHSYHFVPDDPRVVAATCDYGGPFPAAILSRNIFATQFHPEKSQAVGLRLLENFLEWEPVC; this is encoded by the coding sequence ATGATCGCCATCGTCGACTACGGAATGGGCAATCTCCATTCCGTCCGCCATGCTTTTGAGCTGGTCGGCGCGGAGGTGCGGGTGACGCGCGACCCGGAAGAGCTGTACGCCGCCGAGCGGATCGTGCTCCCCGGGGTCGGCGCATTCGGCGAGTGCGTTAAGAACTTGGAGGCCAGCGGGCTCCGCGCGGTCCTTGCGGAACTGGTGCTCGAACGGGGCACGCCATTCCTCGGGATCTGCTTGGGGATGCAGGTGCTGGCGACGCTTGGCGAAGAGTTTGGCCGCCACGAAGGATTGGGCTGGGTGCCCGGGGTGGTGCGGCGTTTTGCCGGCGAGGGGCTGCGCATCCCGCATGTTGGCTGGAACGAGATTGCGCCGCAGATCGAGTCGCCCCTCTTTCGCGGCCTTGGGCATGCGCCCTGTTTCTACTTCGTTCACAGTTATCACTTCGTGCCGGACGACCCGAGGGTTGTCGCTGCAACGTGCGACTACGGCGGACCGTTTCCTGCGGCGATCCTCTCGCGCAACATCTTCGCGACCCAGTTCCATCCCGAGAAGAGCCAAGCGGTGGGATTGCGGCTGCTGGAGAACTTTCTCGAGTGGGAACCGGTATGCTGA
- the hisF gene encoding imidazole glycerol phosphate synthase subunit HisF, with protein MLKRRIIPKLLLKNGRTVKGTRFVDLRDTGSPVTNARIYDAQGADELIFLDIEASAANRGLLFDIIAKTAEEVFMPFCVGGGVRTVEDVRALLLAGADKVAINTAAIETPSLIYEAARLFGSQCIVVSVDFRRDGHRARVFTHGGRHDTGLEVLDVCRRAAELGAGEILLTSIDRDGTMSGFDLEITRQVADAVPIPVIASGGAGSSDHLIAAFREGHAAAVAIGSLFHFSDHCPIKVKAQLRLAGIEVRAA; from the coding sequence ATGCTGAAGCGGCGCATTATCCCCAAGCTGCTGCTCAAGAATGGGCGTACCGTCAAAGGAACGCGCTTCGTCGACCTGCGCGATACCGGGTCGCCGGTGACGAACGCCAGGATCTACGATGCCCAAGGCGCCGACGAACTGATCTTCCTCGATATCGAAGCGAGCGCGGCAAACCGCGGCCTCCTCTTCGACATCATCGCGAAGACAGCGGAAGAAGTCTTCATGCCCTTCTGTGTCGGCGGCGGCGTGCGGACAGTCGAGGATGTGCGCGCGCTGCTGCTGGCGGGGGCAGACAAGGTGGCGATCAACACCGCCGCGATCGAAACGCCGTCGCTCATCTATGAGGCGGCTCGTCTCTTCGGATCGCAGTGTATTGTGGTCTCGGTCGACTTCCGGCGGGATGGGCACCGGGCCCGGGTGTTCACCCATGGCGGCCGTCATGACACCGGTCTCGAGGTCCTCGATGTCTGCCGCCGTGCGGCTGAGCTCGGAGCAGGCGAGATCTTGCTCACCTCGATCGACCGTGACGGCACGATGAGCGGGTTCGACCTCGAGATCACCCGCCAAGTTGCCGATGCCGTCCCGATCCCGGTCATCGCCTCCGGCGGCGCCGGTTCGTCAGACCATCTGATCGCAGCGTTCCGCGAAGGGCACGCTGCGGCCGTCGCGATCGGCAGCCTCTTTCACTTCAGCGACCACTGTCCGATCAAGGTCAAGGCTCAGCTGCGGCTTGCGGGCATCGAGGTGCGCGCCGCCTAG
- a CDS encoding MFS transporter has product MNPPHLGEATIGGKRLAVIVAGLMLTLFLAALEGTIVATAMPRIVADLNGFDKYSWVATAYLLASTAVVPIVSKLSDIYGRKRQLMVSLVGFVAGSALCGFAQTMEQLILFRAIQGLAGGGLFSLVFAANADIFPPAERGKWQGLFFGMITTAIVLGPPIGGFLTETLSWRWVFYVNIPLCLVVLTILALGFPGRPAPAPGGWRRIDIRGAMTLTLGVTALLLAIVTGGERLRWLDPAVLGLFAISALAFVAFFWTQRRSREPIVPLDLLRHRVIAVGAAASFLVSFLMVATSLYSPLYIQAILGDTPTASGITLLPQILTGLLFNVIGGQIVSRRGRYRQVMLIGGVLMPLGLLSLALTAPQANRWWFIGSLMLFSAGFSMMTPQLNVAIQNALPMSRMGAGTGMVTLIRSIGQTMGAAVVGTVVVTVYLSTLGRAIPPAAAALPADVLGALTDPQHFLVRGAAPAAPPADLDPALARQVVDAVGIALISGLDAAFVTMFLVGLLASLIVFFLPDAQLRRGRPAATTANAVPLAPRQAAPAR; this is encoded by the coding sequence ATGAATCCTCCGCATCTTGGCGAAGCGACGATCGGCGGGAAACGGCTGGCGGTTATCGTCGCGGGCTTAATGCTGACATTGTTTCTGGCTGCACTCGAGGGCACGATTGTCGCGACGGCGATGCCGCGCATCGTGGCTGACCTGAATGGTTTCGATAAGTACTCCTGGGTCGCGACAGCGTACCTGTTGGCCTCGACGGCGGTCGTCCCAATTGTGAGCAAACTGTCTGACATCTACGGGCGCAAGCGGCAGCTGATGGTGTCGCTCGTCGGCTTTGTTGCGGGGAGCGCGCTGTGCGGCTTTGCCCAAACAATGGAGCAGCTGATCCTTTTCCGCGCGATCCAAGGGCTTGCCGGGGGCGGGCTGTTCTCGCTGGTGTTCGCCGCGAATGCAGACATCTTTCCCCCCGCCGAACGCGGGAAATGGCAGGGCCTGTTCTTCGGAATGATCACGACAGCGATCGTTCTCGGCCCGCCAATCGGCGGCTTTCTCACCGAAACACTCTCTTGGCGCTGGGTGTTTTATGTCAATATCCCGCTCTGCCTTGTGGTGCTGACTATCCTTGCTCTTGGGTTCCCGGGGCGGCCTGCCCCCGCGCCCGGCGGCTGGCGGCGGATCGATATCCGCGGGGCGATGACGCTTACCCTCGGGGTAACCGCGCTGCTGCTCGCCATCGTGACCGGAGGGGAGCGCTTGCGCTGGCTTGACCCGGCGGTGCTCGGGCTGTTTGCGATCTCGGCGCTCGCCTTTGTCGCTTTTTTCTGGACGCAACGCCGTTCCCGCGAGCCGATCGTCCCGCTCGACTTGCTCCGGCACCGCGTGATAGCGGTCGGCGCGGCGGCATCGTTCCTCGTCAGCTTTTTGATGGTGGCGACCAGTCTCTACTCGCCGCTCTATATCCAAGCTATTCTCGGTGACACGCCGACGGCTTCCGGGATCACGCTGCTGCCGCAGATCTTGACCGGGCTTCTCTTCAATGTCATCGGCGGCCAGATTGTCTCGCGGAGGGGGCGCTACCGGCAGGTGATGCTCATCGGAGGCGTTCTGATGCCGCTCGGCCTGCTTTCCCTTGCGCTCACCGCTCCCCAAGCGAACCGCTGGTGGTTCATCGGCTCGCTCATGCTGTTCTCCGCCGGGTTTTCGATGATGACGCCCCAGCTGAATGTCGCGATCCAAAACGCGCTTCCGATGAGCCGCATGGGCGCGGGAACGGGGATGGTGACCCTCATTCGCTCCATCGGGCAAACAATGGGAGCGGCTGTGGTTGGCACGGTTGTTGTGACCGTCTATCTCTCCACGCTGGGGCGGGCGATCCCGCCGGCGGCGGCAGCCTTGCCCGCCGATGTGCTCGGCGCGTTGACCGACCCGCAGCATTTTCTCGTGCGCGGCGCGGCGCCAGCCGCTCCGCCGGCGGACCTCGACCCGGCGCTTGCGCGGCAGGTTGTGGATGCGGTCGGCATCGCCCTGATTTCAGGTCTCGATGCCGCCTTCGTCACGATGTTCCTCGTCGGGCTGCTTGCCTCCCTGATTGTCTTCTTCCTGCCGGATGCGCAGCTGCGGCGCGGGAGGCCGGCAGCGACGACAGCCAACGCTGTCCCGCTCGCGCCGCGCCAAGCAGCGCCGGCGCGCTAG
- a CDS encoding MarR family transcriptional regulator, with product MVTEPLDPPPAVLPLSAVLGRLAFILPKRMSEWVGLNAHALRLLYLAHQREGVSQSEIERLFDLDGAAVTRLAKHLEAEGLIRRVPDPADNRYTMVFLTEAGRTRLAQVREAMRALETRLYEGIDPDDLARCRDVLERIRANLAALPARP from the coding sequence ATGGTGACTGAGCCCCTTGATCCTCCGCCTGCGGTCTTGCCGCTCAGCGCTGTTCTTGGCCGTCTTGCGTTTATCCTGCCCAAGCGCATGAGCGAGTGGGTCGGCTTGAACGCTCATGCCCTCCGGCTGCTCTATCTCGCGCATCAGCGCGAAGGGGTGAGCCAATCCGAGATCGAGCGGCTCTTCGACCTCGATGGAGCGGCGGTCACGCGCCTCGCGAAGCACCTCGAGGCGGAAGGGCTGATCCGCCGCGTTCCCGACCCCGCCGACAACCGCTATACGATGGTCTTCCTCACCGAAGCGGGACGGACGCGCCTTGCTCAGGTGCGCGAGGCGATGCGCGCTCTCGAAACCCGGCTCTACGAGGGGATCGACCCTGACGATCTCGCGCGTTGCCGTGACGTGCTCGAGCGCATCCGCGCGAATCTCGCTGCATTGCCCGCGCGCCCCTAG